One genomic segment of Centropristis striata isolate RG_2023a ecotype Rhode Island chromosome 13, C.striata_1.0, whole genome shotgun sequence includes these proteins:
- the LOC131984061 gene encoding sterile alpha motif domain-containing protein 9-like: MADELEQSPKNWTESQVSTWLRSIEVKERDIDKFYEVEVDGKTLLTLNKDFLKTEIGLKPGPAHFIIQKRDELIKSKQKSQEKKKLTSDKTEDKKNSDQKSIQSLPLTTTEGPLACDKKAQAQCVLPSKEDCRPRPFEQEGVDFIYVKHRVLQPESGAFNLTSPCHEYKSLSTAATLDRTRLQAKFAHEVLKFATGCMNIRTNGTIHFGVMDSKEDKGYVHGEIVGIPVKEKDIYVDALDYIERSISADSEHVRLCVRPPRFIEVMDRESTEKRYVVEVDIVPSVSIVSSKVYAVRLPNFKESSNKVEFEKEVILRRVGSKTEPVLDKDLSDFYQRVKDRDAQREEAEKNQFLIAPDFCQDLGRKLRMLMASGKKFIEKDKWFILVTNKFEPDHLCNIDWLLNLNTFCVFDFDPDSKISGLCSKYLEHHAANMHSLQSYMKSGDTTIKEFESHLHLFDLTSWIFCNGRTDFKGNEPPCDEMKWIKTKMTLLWESVSLICKQILPKGTFQVIFLLTSPVEKPLLHTFNMFFTGMGGHEDIICICESQNNFQKWQSFAEGSCGPETVNNSSVVGMKMSHVNSTLQQIQPVNACASKNLPVFVKGTCLLETQEEEQLFTLEILTVDHCNETSKDFIDEEKATIEKQFYRGGRVSWLNFWLAEHKYVGDVIERDAYQDVSKLLSDTLKWNSDQTPVNSINIYHHPGSGGSTVARQVLWNNRKDLRCAVVKPSYSAAIVAQHAVELREYEEDPQKCLPVLLLIEDSDKEYLDDLKNELEVAINTKKIQYGTLCFILLTCRRSHDPERRCKESPLQNVSVTHKLSDQERRKFAGKREALEERYEAEFILTFVLMSEGFDEKYVQQFVEHLLQGIDRQSLVTRLIQYVALLNTYVQNSFISQSHCEAFLALTIYMERFRQHDFEKSLSDQAKLVFLHLRDDKTHIESIRIIHPLVAKEILQQLLGNQETQSSLALKLLCENVLFEHRFGREDYLSFLRALFIRRSRINKGDKKDSLFSPLIEHVCEKEKSPDKAMKLLEEAFHHFHEDPFFAQQLARLHYTYEKFEDAKYWAETAARQQPNNSYILDTKGQVYRKWFQAKCKALENVSKTAQNTSDAMETALKAIECFQACEKAADADMEHHNSSGFFSEVEVGCNLLKLISSLEVFANRTNGHSECVKYLLTDYIPEDVKDAWEPFHERVKKLHQTMQDALEWISEDLSYFQTDIGADDEEAPESPEEKISHPLMWLAKKSSEYGKYFSETYSTALQGQSIPANLTPFQKRMIIYHLGGGNITSILSKLSDQRDAVRLLETILSLYPSNPKKAKFGQRDIVNYIMAHLTLNCLSPQNQKVAPLKDLQVLCHQFPSDKRKCLPNALFLLTLMFWPDDHDTNPDKESKYEIVQSAVEHLEKGYWTKRKDIPQRRRRLYTHFFLGSGNGLDKFVHKKKFEKVTKVSSVSEKRMKWFTGDAWKKPEIATMLKQVSGWTEDGVVYLDGPRKKKFNVLPLHVPSVPHSNEHITFYLGFTYRGPVACNIVVKK, encoded by the exons atgg CTGACGAACTTGAGCAGTCACCCAAAAATTGGACTGAATCTCAGGTTAGCACCTGGCTAAGGTCTATTGAAGTGAAGGAGCGGGACATAGACAAGTTTTATGAGGTAGAAGTAGATGGAAAAACTCTTCTCACACTGAATAAGGACTTTTTGAAGACCGAGATTGGCCTGAAACCAGGGCCTGCTCATTTTATCATTCAGAAGAGAGATGAGCTCATCAAGTCGAAGCAAAAGTCTCAAGAGAAGAAAAAGCTTACCAGTGACAAGACTGAGGACAAGAAAAACAGTGATCAGAAATCAATTCAAAGTCTTCCTTTGACAACAACTGAAGGTCCTCTTGCATGTGACAAAAAAGCTCAGGCACAATGTGTGTTGCCTTCAAAGGAAGATTGTAGACCACGGCCATTTGAACAGGAAGGGGTTGACTTCATATATGTAAAGCACAGAGTCCTGCAACCTGAATCAGGTGCTTTTAATCTGACATCTCCATGCCATGAATATAAGTCTCTATCTACAGCTGCTACACTGGATCGCACCAGACTCCAAGCTAAGTTTGCCCACGAGGTTCTTAAATTTGCAACTGGTTGTATGAACATCAGAACAAATGGCACAATACACTTTGGTGTGATGGACAGCAAGGAAGATAAAGGATATGTGCATGGTGAGATAGTTGGTATCCCTGTAAAAGAGAAAGACATTTATGTCGATGCTTTGGACTACATTGAAAGGAGTATCTCTGCCGACAGTGAGCATGTACGTCTGTGTGTGCGGCCACCAAGGTTCATTGAGGTTATGGATCGAGAAAGCACAGAAAAGAGGTATGTGGTAGAGGTTGACATTGTGCCTTCAGTAAGCATTGTTAGTAGCAAGGTGTATGCTGTTCGTCTGCCAAACTTCAAAGAGTCATCTAACAAAGTAGAATTTGAGAAAGAAGTAATTCTGCGGCGGGTGGGCTCAAAAACAGAGCCAGTGCTCGACAAAGACCTAAGTGATTTTTACCAGCGAGTCAAAGATCGGGACGCTCAAAGAGAAGAAGCAGAGAAAAATCAGTTCCTCATTGCCCCAGACTTCTGCCAAGACCTTGGAAGGAAACTCAGAATGCTAATGGCTAGTGGGAAGAAATTCATCGAAAAGGACAAATGGTTCATACTTGTCACAAACAAATTTGAACCTGACCACCTTTGCAACATTGATTGGCTGCTCAACTTGAACAcattctgtgtgtttgactTTGACCCAGACTCAAAGATATCGGGTCTTTGCAGTAAATACCTTGAGCATCATGCTGCAAACATGCATTCGCTGCAAAGCTATATGAAATCCGGGGACACGACCATCAAAGAATTCGAAAGCCACTTGCATCTGTTTGATCTAACTAGTTGGATCTTTTGTAATGGCCGTACTGACTTCAAGGGAAATGAGCCTCCGTGTGATGAGATGAAATGGAtcaagacaaaaatgactttaCTGTGGGAATCTGTGTCTTTGATCTGTAAACAAATCTTGCCAAAAGGGacttttcaagtcatttttctTCTTACATCACCAGTTGAGAAACCACTCTTGCACACATTCAATATGTTTTTCACAGGCATGGGAGGTCATGAAGACATCATCTGCATCTGTGAATCTCAAAACAACTTCCAGAAGTGGCAGAGCTTTGCAGAGGGGTCATGTGGACCAGAAACCGTGAACAATTCCAGTGTTGTTGGCATGAAAATGAGTCATGTAAATTCAACTCTGCAGCAAATACAACCTGTAAACGCATGTGCCAGCAAAAACTTGCCAGTGTTTGTGAAAGGGACATGTCTTCTTGAAACACAGGAAGAGGAACAGCTTTTTACCTTGGAGATTCTGACAGTTGACCATTGTAATGAAACAAGCAAAGACTTCATCGATGAGGAGAAAGCAACCATTGAAAAGCAGTTCTACCGTGGTGGGAGAGTAAGCTGGTTGAATTTTTGGCTTGCTGAACACAAGTATGTTGGAGACGTCATTGAAAGAGATGCTTATCAAGATGTTTCCAAGCTTCTCTCTGACACTTTGAAATGGAATTCCGATCAAACTCCGGTGAACAGTATAAACATCTACCATCATCCAGGAAGTGGTGGAAGCACTGTGGCAAGACAAGTGCTGTGGAACAACAGGAAAGATCTAAGGTGTGCAGTTGTGAAGCCGTCATACTCAGCTGCTATTGTCGCACAACATGCAGTGGAACTAAGAGAATATGAAGAAGACCCACAGAAATGCCTCCCTGTGCTTCTCCTCATTGAAGACTCAGACAAAGAATATCTCGATGATCTCAAGAACGAACTAGAGGTTGCCATTAACaccaaaaaaatccaatatggaactctgtgtttcattttgttgaccTGCAGACGATCCCATGATCCAGAGAGAAGATGCAAGGAGTCTCCATTACAGAATGTGTCTGTCACTCACAAACTGTCCGATCAAGAGAGGAGAAAGTTTGCTGGAAAACGAGAGGCACTTGAAGAACGATATGAGGCTGAATTCATCCTGACATTTGTTCTGATGAGTGAAGGATTCGATGAGAAATATGTTCAACAGTTTGTGGAACATTTGCTCCAAGGCATTGACCGTCAGTCTCTTGTCACTCGCCTCATTCAATACGTGGCACTGCTGAACACGTATGTTCAAAACTCCTTCATCTCTCAGTCCCATTGTGAAGCCTTCCTTGCTTTAACCATTTACATGGAAAGGTTTCGTCAGCATGACTTTGAGAAATCACTCAGTGATCAGGCTAAACTAGTCTTCTTGCACCTCAGAGATGACAAGACGCACATTGAATCAATCAGAATCATCCACCCACTCGTTGCAAAGGAAATTCTCCAACAACTTTTGGGAAACCAAGAGACCCAAAGCAGTTTGGCACTGAAATTGCTCTGTGAGAATGTGCTTTTTGAACACAGATTTGGAAGAGAAGACTATCTCTCATTTCTGAGAGCCCTTTTCATAAGGCGATCCAGAATAAACAAaggtgacaaaaaagacagtcTTTTCTCCCCTCTGATTGAGCATGTGTGCGAAAAGGAGAAAAGTCCGGACAAAGCAATGAAGTTACTCGAGGAAGCATTTCACCATTTCCATGAAGATCCATTCTTTGCGCAACAACTTGCTCGTCTTCATTACACTTATGAGAAGTTTGAAGATGCAAAGTACTGGGCTGAGACAGCTGCTAGACAGCAGCCCAACAACTCGTACATACTGGACACAAAAGGCCAGGTGTACAGAAAATGGTTCCAAGCTAAATGCAAAGCTTTGGAAAATGTATCAAAGACAGCCCAAAATACATCAGATGCCATGGAGACTGCACTGAAAGCCATTGAGTGCTTTCAAGCATGTGAGAAAGCAGCTGATGCAGATATGGAACACCATAACagttcagggtttttttctgaagtCGAGGTTGGATGCAACCTGCTCAAACTGATCTCTTCATTGGAAGTGTTTGCAAACAGAACCAATGGCCATTCAGAGTGTGTGAAGTACCTGTTAACAGATTACATTCCTGAGGATGTAAAAGATGCATGGGAACCATTTCATGAAAGGGTGAAAAAACTTCATCAGACAATGCAAGATGCTTTGGAATGGATTTCAGAAGACCTTAGTTACTTCCAAACAGACATTGGTGCTGATGACGAAGAAGCACCTGAAAGTCCTGAGGAGAAGATAAGCCATCCACTGATGTGGCTGGCAAAAAAATCTTCAGAGTATGGGAAGTACTTCAGTGAAACATATTCCACTGCACTTCAAGGGCAGTCAATCCCAGCCAATCTGACTCCTTTCCAAAAACGCATGATCATCTATCATCTTGGCGGGGGTAACATAACATCCATCCTCTCCAAGCTTTCTGACCAGAGGGATGCAGTACGCCTTCTAGAGACCATCCTTTCTCTCTACCCCAGCAATCCCAAAAAGGCCAAATTTGGTCAAAGAGATATTGTCAATTACATAATGGCCCACCTGACTCTGAACTGCCTGTCACCACAGAATCAAAAGGTAGCTCCTCTGAAAGATCTACAGGTACTCTGTCACCAGTTCCCATCTGACAAAAGGAAATGTTTACCAAATGCCTTGTTCTTGCTTACCCTGATGTTCTGGCCAGATGATCATGACACAAACCCTGACAAAGAAAGCAAATATGAAATTGTGCAATCAGCTGTTGAACACCTGGAAAAGGGCTACTGGACCAAGAGGAAGGACATTCCCCAGCGGAGGAGAAGGCTTTACACCCATTTTTTCCTGGGAAGTGGGAATGGATTGGATAAATTTGTCCACaagaaaaagtttgaaaaagtcacaaaagtgtCCTCAGTCTCTGAGAAGCGCATGAAGTGGTTCACGGGTGATGCATGGAAAAAGCCTGAGATTGCTACGATGCTGAAACAAGTGTCTGGATGGACTGAAGATGGAGTGGTGTACCTTGATGGCCCTCGCAAGAAGAAGTTCAATGTCCTGCCTCTTCATGTACCTTCAGTGCCTCACAGTAATGAACACATCACGTTCTACCTTGGGTTCACATACAGAGGCCCCGTTGCCTGCAACATCGTTGtgaaaaaatag